AAATTCCTTCCTGATGTCAAAGACTGCAGACTCTTGAAGTGAACGAGGAAGCGTCCTTTCGTCCATTGGCTTGCGGAATATTGAAATGTGAAGTATGTTGGCATATCTCTCCATGAGTGTCAGTTTTGACCTAAGGAACTGTAGCTCCTCTGAGGCAGCAGATAACTTCAGCTCCAGCTCGGTGTTAGTGCGGTCATTCGCTCTTGATGTCGATGCCTGCCCTTGGTCCTCATGAATCTCTTGGAAGTTCTCATCAAGAGGAGGCCACATCACAACGCATGGAGTGTAACTGTCAGTAGTCTGGTCTCTCCCAAGCACGCCGCTGCGGCCACGGCCCCATGCCCACATCCTGTACCCCTCACCGGCAACAAGAACAGTGTGGGCAGCTCCACAGGCAACCTGCACTGGACCCAGAAACTTGAACCCATTCGTCTCAGGAGACTGAACTCTTATGGGGTACAGAGCATCCCCTGCGTCCATTCCTGAAAAGCTAGCATCTGGGCACAATCCGAGACCTCTCTCCATTCCCCAGCACCACACCTCTCCATCGGAGGAGACGACTGCCGTGTGGAACAATCCACAATCAAGAGAGATGAGGAAGGAACCAGTGGGCAAGCCGTCAACAGGCTGCGGGGAGCAGATGGTCGCAGTTGTTCCATGGCCAAGCTGTCCATTGTCGCCAATGCCAAATGTCCAGCACCGAGATTCAAGATCCTGATCAAAAGACTTCTTATTGGTGAGCACAGCAGTGTGCCAAGCTCCGCATGCAATTTCATACACCTCCCATGAAGAGCCCTCACTAAATTCTGAGATGAGCACGGGACGAGACCTGCTTTCCTTGTCACCCAGACCCAACTGCCCATGGTTGTTGTTGCCCCAGGAATAACAGACAAGGTCACCTCCTGTATATGTTTCTCCAGCGCTGACGGCAGCCACAACATGTTCATTACCGCAGGCAACCTTAACTACAGTGTGACCATGGAAATCCCACACAGGCAGTGGGGCTGAGGTAGCTGCTATACAAAACTCCCCATCATCAGTCTGCTGCGGGCAATTTCCCCACATCCACAGGGCCCCAAGACTGTCTATTGCGAATGACATCATGCCCCCAGCCTTCACAGAAGACAACTGTAACAGAACATACATCAGGATTAATCAAGCAGAAAATTCTCAAGCTTAGATTCTTGCAAACTGTTGATAGTTGAAAAGGGGTGCTTCTTTTATACCTTCAAAGGAGTCCGTGCAAGAGCATTCTGTTCTTCGTCCTGCAGTGTTTCAGGAGAACCCAAATCTTGAAAACCGTCGACTAAACATGGAGAAAGGGAATTCTCTTCTCCATAGCCAAGCTGACCGTCCGTTAGATAGTCAAGAAAGTTAAATAGTCGATAATGGCAACTTGGCAATGATATTACTAGAGCGATTTCGATATGACAAAGTTCCAAATAACACAAGCAGTATAAAGGATACAGATATTGTAGCCCCATGACCAGAGTGAGCCTTCATCTGCAATGTTGAAGAGTATTCATTACCAATGACATTTAACTATCAACCTTCATCATACTATATTTGGAAGTGTGTTTTGCTGCTACTGTTGAGGCTAAGAAATCATTTACGGATAAGACCAGTAAACCACTAAATAGGCacaacaaataaaataaagtaataAACTTATTTCTCATGCACCGAGAGCATAGAGAAACAAGGAATGTTTTGTGTACTGGATACTCTCACTGTATCAGTTCAGTCAGTAAAGCATGGTCAGTTCCCTAAAAAAAAGTAAAGCATGGTCAGGTCCAGACTACAGACCACACGCAtcgtatgaaagctcaaaagctTGTGAAATGAAGAGAAATCACACATGGCCTGGACCCTGGGCATCATTTTAACTTACAAACTGCATCACCAGCAAATAAAACTGCCAGGTTAGCGGCAACCTTAAAATGGAATAAGGCAGTCTCACGTTTGGAGCCACTGTAAGATCAATTCCAGTTTTCAGGCTAGTGCATCTACCACTCTCCACAAGCCGCACAGACATCATAAATTCAGAATGCCGCAAGTACTTCAGACAGTATTTTCCCAACCCGAATTGCTGTACAACATTCTAGTTTCGCTTTTACTACCACGGAGAGAAGTACAGTAGCAGAAAAAGCGGACGAGATGGAGGCATAGAGCACGAACCGTCGAGCGCGAGGCTGTGGTACgcgccggcggcgacggcggtgaACCTGGGCCGCTGCCTCCCCGCAGCAGGAGCAGCGACGGCGGGCACGACAGCGGTGGGCACGTGCACGTCCGCCTCGCGACCGGTGCCAAGGCGGCCGAACGTGCCCCGCCCCCATGAGTACAGCTCCCCGTTACCTGCAAGCCACGAACAAAAACCACCTCTCAGATCCCTAATTCCGGCCATGCCCGGAAGCATCCGCGTGACTGACTAAAGTGGCCAGGCGGGGGGCAATTTACTTACTGGTGAGTGCGAGCGTGTGGGCCtcgccggcggcgacggcggacaCCTTGGGCGGCATTTGCGGTGGAGTGGAGGAGACGGCGGGTGAGGAGCGGGAGGTAGAGTACAAGTGGAAGAAGAATCACCCGCGAGAGCAATGTGGCGGTTGAAAAGGAAGCTCGTGGAGAGGAGGGGAAGACGATAAAGGAGTCGACTCACTCGAGTGAATGAATCGAAACGGCAGAGTGAGTTGCGTGCGTGCGAGCGTGTCGTCTTCGCTTTTTCTCCGGAGCTTATCCTCTGATACTGCGTCACTGCACATACAGATATGGCTGCTGCTACCATGATGATAAGCGTCATTAAGTGGTTGGAATTTAGGAACAGGTAGGGGTATTTGCTGATTGGGAGTGCGATGTAGACAAGTGTCCACGTGTACTCACTACTGTCAATGTAGACAAGTGTCAGTGTAAACTTTCTTTTTTGGGGGCGCGTGGAATTGTCAATGTTTTTACTGAACTGAAGCGGCAACCAATGCAAACTCTGCATATATGATCAGAGCATCCTGGAGAAAAAACTCATGACACTACTCC
The Aegilops tauschii subsp. strangulata cultivar AL8/78 chromosome 3, Aet v6.0, whole genome shotgun sequence genome window above contains:
- the LOC109748383 gene encoding uncharacterized protein isoform X1, producing the protein MQSLHWLPLQFSKNIDNSTRPQKRKFTLTLVYIDSSEYTWTLVYIALPISKYPYLFLNSNHLMTLIIMVAAAISVCAVTQYQRISSGEKAKTTRSHARNSLCRFDSFTRVSRLLYRLPLLSTSFLFNRHIALAGDSSSTCTLPPAPHPPSPPLHRKCRPRCPPSPPARPTRSHSPVTGSCTHGGGARSAALAPVARRTCTCPPLSCPPSLLLLRGGSGPGSPPSPPARTTASRSTMKAHSGHGATISLGYGEENSLSPCLVDGFQDLGSPETLQDEEQNALARTPLKLSSVKAGGMMSFAIDSLGALWMWGNCPQQTDDGEFCIAATSAPLPVWDFHGHTVVKVACGNEHVVAAVSAGETYTGGDLVCYSWGNNNHGQLGLGDKESRSRPVLISEFSEGSSWEVYEIACGAWHTAVLTNKKSFDQDLESRCWTFGIGDNGQLGHGTTATICSPQPVDGLPTGSFLISLDCGLFHTAVVSSDGEVWCWGMERGLGLCPDASFSGMDAGDALYPIRVQSPETNGFKFLGPVQVACGAAHTVLVAGEGYRMWAWGRGRSGVLGRDQTTDSYTPCVVMWPPLDENFQEIHEDQGQASTSRANDRTNTELELKLSAASEELQFLRSKLTLMERYANILHISIFRKPMDERTLPRSLQESAVFDIRKEFENILDSSDTDELARLEMFYRSMLSGVKDKLLKRKVQVMVQECIVSLSAGRQTPRGQ
- the LOC109748383 gene encoding ultraviolet-B receptor UVR8 isoform X2, which translates into the protein MPPKVSAVAAGEAHTLALTSNGELYSWGRGTFGRLGTGREADVHVPTAVVPAVAAPAAGRQRPRFTAVAAGAYHSLALDDEGSLWSWGYNIYGQLGYGEENSLSPCLVDGFQDLGSPETLQDEEQNALARTPLKLSSVKAGGMMSFAIDSLGALWMWGNCPQQTDDGEFCIAATSAPLPVWDFHGHTVVKVACGNEHVVAAVSAGETYTGGDLVCYSWGNNNHGQLGLGDKESRSRPVLISEFSEGSSWEVYEIACGAWHTAVLTNKKSFDQDLESRCWTFGIGDNGQLGHGTTATICSPQPVDGLPTGSFLISLDCGLFHTAVVSSDGEVWCWGMERGLGLCPDASFSGMDAGDALYPIRVQSPETNGFKFLGPVQVACGAAHTVLVAGEGYRMWAWGRGRSGVLGRDQTTDSYTPCVVMWPPLDENFQEIHEDQGQASTSRANDRTNTELELKLSAASEELQFLRSKLTLMERYANILHISIFRKPMDERTLPRSLQESAVFDIRKEFENILDSSDTDELARLEMFYRSMLSGVKDKLLKRKVQVMVQECIVSLSAGRQTPRGQ